TTTTCAGGGAAAAAGACCAGAATATACCCTGCCAGATCTTTTTCAATATGCATTAATGACCCCAAAATCGGGAACTCAGAAATGCTGGTTATTTTCGGTATATTTTCGATTAAATCTAATTTCGCGCTCAAAACTCTTGTCTGAACCAGGCTATTTGTTAGCTTATAGAGGGAAGTCGCTGAATTTCCGATTCCGATGTTTCCAAGCTCTTTCAAAGCCCCATACTCGTATTCACTTAAATTCCTTAGATTCCCGATCTCTTCCATAAATATCCCTTGAGATTTCTTTTACATACAGGCGCTCTCTTGTATTATAAGGTTTAAATAGACTGGATGCGGCTCCAATCAGTGTTTCCGACTTCCCTATTATAAAAAATCCTCCTTTTTCAAGAGCTTGATAGAAATTAAGCTGCAATTTTTCCTGGATCTCTTTTTTAAAATAAATCATTACATTTCGGCAGACAATAATGTCAAAACGATCAATTTTTGCACCTGAAATGAGATCATGATGTTTAAAACGTGTTATGTTTTTCAGCTCGTCTATTACCTGATATGTATCTCCCTGCTTCACAAAATAGCGTTCTTTTGTGCTGAGATCAAGATTTTTAAGTGAATTCTCGCAGTAAATGCCTTTCCTGGCTTTTTCCAGGCTTTTGGCATCAATATCTGTACCTATAATTCTTATTTTATATTTATCGAAATCGCTTCTCATTACCCTATGCAGCAGAATAGCAAGGGAATAGGCTTCTTCTCCTCCAGCACAGCCAGCACTCCAGATGCGGATTGATCGGATCAATGACCCTGATCTGTTTTTAACAATAGGAGGAATGACCTCTTTTTCAATTATACTGAAGGTCTCTGGGTTTCGGAAAAATTCACTTACATTTACAGTAAGGGTGTCAACAAGAAATTTATATTCCTGAGGGTCTCTTTTTAAAAGTTTCAGGTAAGCTCCATAACTCTCGGAGTTAGTGGCTCGAATGCGTACATTAATCCTGCGTTTGAAATGAGCTTCTTTATAATGCTCACAGTTAAAGCCGGTGTTTCCAGTAATAATTTTCTTTAATAGCTCAAAGCCCGGATCTATCTCTTGGATTCGACTGATTTCCTGGATTCGACAGGACTTTGTTTCTCTGTTTATCTCTTTGTTTGTTTCATTCTCACTTGCTTTTCTAACCGAATAATTACCCATCTCTTCACCGGCAGTTCGTTTATCCAGACACTTTAACCTGATCTTAGTCTTGTACTATATTTGTCATTATGCAGAATTTAATTTTTTTCGAAAATTTAATCTGTCTCGCTTATTCCAAATGAGGGAGTTAGCACCAACTATCAAAATTTGATATCAAGGCATTAACATCAATTATCAAAATAACGTTTCCGTCGCCCAGAATCGTCGCTCCTGCAAATCCCCTGGTGTTCTCAAGGAGCTTGCTTTTGAAACTCTTAACTATTACTTCCTGTTTTCCAAGCAGTTCATCAACAATTAACCCAATATGTTGCCCATGCCTCTCAACCAGAATTACAAAGTTATTATTCTTATTTTTATCTTCATCAGGCAGCTGAAATACTCTTCTTAACCTCAGAAGCGGAATAATTTTATCATCTATTAAAATTACCTCCTGCCCGTTGATATGCTTAATTTCCTGCGAGCTGATTTCTATATTTTTTACTATATTTGTAAAAGGAATTGCATATCTTTCCTCTCTCACTCTTATCAGCATAGCCTGATAAACTGCAATGGTTAAAGGCAGCCTCAATTCGAATCTGGAGCCAATGCCGGGCTTTGACTCGACTCTTACTGATCCTCCAAGGCACTCAACTCTGTTTTTTACAACATCCATTCCGATTCCCCTTCCAGAGATATCGGTAATTGTGCCAGAGGTACTGAATCCCGGAGCAAAGATAAACTGCATTACCTCATTTTCCTGAAGTTGTTCCGCACTTTCTCTTGATATGATTCCTTTTTTCAATGCAGCTCTCAGGATTTCGCTGGTATCTATTCCGCGTCCATCATCCTCGATTTTTATAAGAGCAAAATTTTCCTGTCTTGAAGCTGTAATGATTATAGTGCCGGTCTCTCTTTTCCCAAGCTCAGCACGTATTTCAGGAGTCTCGATGCCGTGATCAACTGCATTTCTTAGCAGGTGCACCAGAGAATCTCCGATTTCTTCAAGAATAGTCCTATCAAGTTTGATTTCCTTCCCTTTGATTATAAGATCAATTTTTTTATTCTGGGCTCGTGCAAGATCCCTTACCATCCTGGGATAGATATAGGTAATGTGATCCAGGGGTACCATTCTTGCTTCGATAATCTCATCTTGCAACTCTTTCGTCAGATTATAAAATTCTGAAAGTGCAATCTCAAGATCTTTTGATCTCATGTTGATTGTAAGCTCATTTATTCTGCTACGATTAATTATGAGCTCACCCACAAGATTCATCAATTTATCAAGCTGCTCGGTGCTGATTCTTGAGCTCTGGATAGTTTTTACTTTAAAATCAGATTTTGGAGAAATAGAATTATTTTCCTTTTTTTCTGCCTGATGAGTTCTTTTTTCAGTCTCGTAACCTTTTTC
The Methanosarcina thermophila TM-1 genome window above contains:
- a CDS encoding CheR family methyltransferase; its protein translation is MGNYSVRKASENETNKEINRETKSCRIQEISRIQEIDPGFELLKKIITGNTGFNCEHYKEAHFKRRINVRIRATNSESYGAYLKLLKRDPQEYKFLVDTLTVNVSEFFRNPETFSIIEKEVIPPIVKNRSGSLIRSIRIWSAGCAGGEEAYSLAILLHRVMRSDFDKYKIRIIGTDIDAKSLEKARKGIYCENSLKNLDLSTKERYFVKQGDTYQVIDELKNITRFKHHDLISGAKIDRFDIIVCRNVMIYFKKEIQEKLQLNFYQALEKGGFFIIGKSETLIGAASSLFKPYNTRERLYVKEISRDIYGRDRESKEFK
- a CDS encoding chemotaxis protein CheA is translated as MDMSIYMDIFRAESEKYIKEMSDSLLALEKDSDNSEQMNTLFRAAHTFKGMAATMGFKQIVKLTHEMESLIDKLRTQQLILDSSLIDVLLICVDTLEKLVENALDENENSSGKIEKDTGNEYKSYSDIDELLRTLRNVNQPLKKAPLQKDKDKPLDEDNRSLNEDESLDEDEQSLNEDESLDERYLNEDKSLDEEGSLFLEEQSNKNQNLSSIEEAALTERISEAVHQIERSTEETEKKSYSIKEEIYETEKSYETEKGYETEKRTHQAEKKENNSISPKSDFKVKTIQSSRISTEQLDKLMNLVGELIINRSRINELTINMRSKDLEIALSEFYNLTKELQDEIIEARMVPLDHITYIYPRMVRDLARAQNKKIDLIIKGKEIKLDRTILEEIGDSLVHLLRNAVDHGIETPEIRAELGKRETGTIIITASRQENFALIKIEDDGRGIDTSEILRAALKKGIISRESAEQLQENEVMQFIFAPGFSTSGTITDISGRGIGMDVVKNRVECLGGSVRVESKPGIGSRFELRLPLTIAVYQAMLIRVREERYAIPFTNIVKNIEISSQEIKHINGQEVILIDDKIIPLLRLRRVFQLPDEDKNKNNNFVILVERHGQHIGLIVDELLGKQEVIVKSFKSKLLENTRGFAGATILGDGNVILIIDVNALISNFDSWC